Within the Nocardioides aurantiacus genome, the region CCTGCGATCCGGGTGCCGGCTTGATGAACGACATCCCGCTGTACGACACCTCGGAGTGCAGGTTCAGCCCGCAGTCGGTGGTGTCGAAGCTGTCGGTGCCGACGTAGTGGTCGACCGGGTCGACCGGTGGAGCGGCGTGCGCGATGCCTGGCGCGGCGCCTACCAACAAGACGGCCGTACATCCTGCTGCTGCGACCGCCTGTGATCGTCTCATCGTCGTTTCCTTCGTCTGGTCGTGTTGTCACACCACGCCCGTCTCCGTGCTGCGTCAAGGCGCTCCTCGGGGTGGTCTAGGTCGACCGGTGAGGTTTCCGCGGTCTGACCCTCCGCAGTTGGGTGCTCCGGACGTGGGCCGGGTGGCCCGTCGAGGACCAGCAGTGCGGTCGCGGACTGGCTCTGCCTCCTGAGGTGAGACGGCCCGGTGTCGCTCACCACAGGCGTAGTAGCACCCGGCCGACGATCGCCTCCTGCGGAACTGGGCCGAACTGTCGTGAGTCCCGTGATCCCGCGCGGGCGTCGCCCAGGACCCAGACGGTGTGGCGTGGCACGTGGACGGGGCCGAAGTGGGTGCCGTCGACCCGCGAGTGGTCGACGAACGACTCCACGACCGGTCGGTTCCGGACCACGAGCACGCCGTCGCGGATGCCGACGCTCTCCCCGCCCAGCGCCACGACGCGCTTGACCATCAGCTCCCCCGATCCCGGGGCCCGAAGCACGACCACGTCGCCCTTGCGGGGCCGGTGGGACCGCACCCCGACCTTGACGACCAGCACCTCGTCCCCCGCCGAATAGGTCGGCGACATGGAATCGGATGCGACCTTCATCGGCTCGGCCAGCGTGGGGCTTCCCACCAGCACGAGTGCGACCAGGACCAGGAGCGGACTCGGACGTGCTCGTGATCTCGACTCCGTCTCTGGCACGACTCACCCGAGCAGCCCGGCGGCCCGTGCACCCAACGCGAGGACGCCGGTGCCCAGCAGCACGTTCAGCACCACTTGGCGCCGAGGACCGTTCAAGAGTCCGACGAGCATCGCGATGAGAACCAGTTCGGCGCCCAGGCAGATGAGGGCGAGCGGACCGACCGGCTCGATGCCGCTGGTGGGGTAGACCGGTGTCCCGTCCCCGACCGCCCCTGCCACGGGTAGGTGTTCGCCCGCGTGGGCTGCGTGGTCGTGCACGGGCAGGAAGGGCAGACCCACCGTGCTGCTCACGACGTACAGGACGACGACGGCGAGCGTCCCCGCTACGGCAGCCACGAGGACACGGGGGTCGGGG harbors:
- the lepB gene encoding signal peptidase I, whose amino-acid sequence is MPETESRSRARPSPLLVLVALVLVGSPTLAEPMKVASDSMSPTYSAGDEVLVVKVGVRSHRPRKGDVVVLRAPGSGELMVKRVVALGGESVGIRDGVLVVRNRPVVESFVDHSRVDGTHFGPVHVPRHTVWVLGDARAGSRDSRQFGPVPQEAIVGRVLLRLW